The DNA sequence CAAAATTTACCTTTAATAAGGGCAGTACATATTATCATGTCTGGTAAAATAGTAGAAGGTGAACTTAATCTTAGCGATGAACATGAAGGTTATGCATGGGTATTTTTTGAAAATCTCACTGATTATGAATTAGCTGACTGGTTCCATGATTTTATTATAAATCAAAATACTGCTAAAAGTGAACCTGATGATAAACACGAGGAAAAAATAAGTTCTAAAGAAGCTTTAAAACCGTTTATAACTCCAATTAAAACATCCGTAGATAAAATGT is a window from the Methanobacterium sp. genome containing:
- a CDS encoding NUDIX domain-containing protein, whose protein sequence is MIEYVFGLAVRVLLTDDQGKILIIKRSSDSRTNPGKWELPGGKVDQGESFDQALIREVYEETKLKIALDHVVGVSEQNLPLIRAVHIIMSGKIVEGELNLSDEHEGYAWVFFENLTDYELADWFHDFIINQNTAKSEPDDKHEEKISSKEALKPFITPIKTSVDKMLGKK